In one window of Pseudomonas sp. IAC-BECa141 DNA:
- a CDS encoding PAAR domain-containing protein, giving the protein MSGKPAARVSDPTACPLPGHGTNPIAAGSGDVFFDGLPAARQGDASACGGALVGDLATTVLINGKPAATVGSVGAHGNKVTAGSGTVIIGNSHSPAPFVPPEPLVIPGVFNRVFSFHTADGQPVANLNYRIVSDSGLEKAGCSSAAGGTGCFSTGKQGEMVTIYVSSE; this is encoded by the coding sequence ATGTCTGGCAAACCTGCAGCACGCGTATCCGACCCCACTGCTTGCCCGCTCCCCGGCCACGGCACCAACCCGATCGCCGCCGGTTCTGGCGACGTGTTCTTCGACGGCCTCCCGGCCGCTCGCCAGGGCGATGCCTCGGCGTGTGGTGGCGCGTTGGTCGGCGACCTTGCGACTACGGTTCTGATCAACGGCAAGCCGGCTGCCACCGTTGGTTCGGTCGGGGCCCATGGCAACAAGGTCACTGCCGGCTCCGGGACGGTGATTATCGGCAATTCGCATTCGCCGGCGCCGTTTGTGCCGCCGGAGCCATTAGTCATTCCTGGAGTTTTCAACCGCGTTTTTTCTTTCCATACAGCGGATGGACAGCCAGTAGCAAACCTGAATTACAGAATAGTTTCTGACAGTGGCTTAGAGAAAGCAGGATGTTCATCGGCGGCGGGAGGCACAGGGTGTTTCTCCACTGGAAAACAAGGCGAGATGGTTACCATCTACGTGTCGTCGGAGTAA
- the tssC gene encoding type VI secretion system contractile sheath large subunit: protein MSTSAAQQNAAENGEYSILDSIIAETRLTPDDEAYDIAKRGVSAFIEELLKPQNNGEPVKKAMVDRMIAEIDAKLSRQMDEILHHPDFQALESSWRGLQLLVDRTNFRENIKIEILNVSKDDLLDDFEDSPEVMQSGLYKHIYTAEYGQFGGQPVGAIIANYYLSPSSPDVKLMQYVSSVACMSHAPFIAAAGPKFFGLESFTGLPDLKDLKDHFEGPQFTKWQSFRTSEDSRYVGLTVPRFLLRNPYDPEENPVKSFVYKENVANSHEHYLWGNTAFAFGTKLTDSFAKFRWCPNIIGPQSGGAVEDLPLHHFESMGEIETKIPTEVLVSDRREYELAEEGFISLTMRKGSDNAAFFSASSVQKPKFFGISAEGKAAELNYKLGTQLPYMMIVNRLAHYLKVLQREQLGSWKERTDLELELNKWIRQYVADQENPSAEVRGRRPLRAAQVIVSDVEGEPGWYRVSLNVRPHFKYMGADFTLSLVGKLDKE, encoded by the coding sequence ATGAGCACTAGCGCAGCACAACAGAACGCCGCAGAAAACGGCGAGTACAGCATCCTCGACAGCATCATCGCCGAAACCCGCCTGACGCCGGACGACGAAGCCTACGACATCGCCAAGCGCGGTGTGTCGGCGTTCATCGAAGAGCTGCTCAAGCCGCAGAACAACGGTGAGCCGGTCAAGAAAGCCATGGTTGACCGCATGATCGCCGAGATCGATGCCAAGCTCAGCCGTCAGATGGACGAAATCCTGCACCACCCGGACTTCCAGGCGCTGGAATCGTCGTGGCGTGGCCTGCAACTGCTGGTCGACCGCACCAACTTCCGCGAAAACATCAAGATCGAAATCCTCAACGTCTCCAAGGACGACCTGCTGGACGACTTCGAAGATTCGCCGGAAGTGATGCAGTCGGGCCTGTACAAGCACATCTACACCGCTGAATACGGCCAGTTCGGTGGTCAGCCGGTTGGCGCGATCATCGCCAACTACTACCTGTCCCCAAGCTCGCCGGACGTGAAACTGATGCAGTACGTGTCCAGCGTAGCCTGCATGTCCCACGCGCCGTTCATCGCTGCTGCCGGCCCGAAATTCTTCGGTCTGGAAAGCTTCACCGGTCTGCCGGACCTGAAGGATCTGAAAGATCACTTCGAAGGCCCGCAATTCACCAAATGGCAGAGCTTCCGTACCTCGGAAGACTCCCGCTACGTTGGCCTGACCGTTCCGCGTTTCCTGCTGCGTAACCCGTACGACCCGGAAGAGAACCCGGTCAAGTCGTTCGTGTACAAGGAAAACGTTGCCAACAGCCACGAGCATTACCTGTGGGGCAACACCGCTTTCGCCTTCGGTACCAAGCTGACCGACAGCTTCGCCAAATTCCGCTGGTGCCCGAACATCATCGGCCCACAGAGCGGCGGCGCGGTCGAAGACCTGCCTCTGCACCACTTCGAAAGCATGGGCGAAATCGAAACCAAGATTCCTACCGAAGTTCTGGTTTCCGACCGTCGTGAATACGAACTGGCCGAGGAAGGCTTCATCTCCCTGACCATGCGTAAAGGCTCCGACAACGCGGCGTTCTTCTCCGCAAGCTCCGTGCAGAAGCCGAAGTTCTTCGGCATCAGCGCAGAAGGCAAGGCGGCAGAGCTGAACTACAAGCTCGGCACCCAGCTGCCGTACATGATGATCGTCAACCGCCTGGCTCACTACCTGAAAGTGCTGCAGCGCGAGCAACTCGGTTCGTGGAAAGAGCGTACCGACCTCGAACTGGAACTGAACAAGTGGATCCGCCAGTACGTGGCCGACCAGGAAAACCCGAGCGCCGAAGTCCGTGGCCGTCGTCCGCTGCGCGCTGCGCAAGTGATCGTCAGCGACGTTGAAGGCGAGCCGGGCTGGTACCGCGTCAGCCTGAACGTGCGCCCGCACTTCAAGTACATGGGTGCCGATTTCACCCTGTCGCTGGTTGGCAAGCTGGACAAAGAGTAA
- the tssE gene encoding type VI secretion system baseplate subunit TssE: MDGYGSLFERLNGDAELRKGKSLEASAMASVAAHLAKMLSTRAGSVQTLSDYGLPDLNDMRLSLHDSLSQARLAIESFIEAYEPRLSNVRVISLPRDHDQLRLAFSIEGLLEVEGFKRQVSFAARLDGSGQVKVN, translated from the coding sequence ATGGACGGATACGGCAGCCTTTTCGAACGCCTCAACGGCGACGCGGAACTACGCAAGGGCAAGAGCCTCGAGGCTTCTGCCATGGCGTCGGTGGCTGCCCATCTGGCCAAAATGCTCAGCACCCGGGCCGGCAGCGTGCAAACGCTGTCCGACTACGGGTTGCCCGATCTCAATGACATGCGCCTGAGCCTGCACGACTCCCTGAGTCAGGCCCGCCTGGCCATCGAAAGCTTCATCGAAGCCTACGAACCGCGCCTGAGCAACGTGCGTGTCATTTCCCTGCCGCGTGATCACGACCAGCTCCGCCTGGCCTTCAGCATCGAAGGCCTGCTGGAAGTCGAGGGTTTCAAGCGTCAGGTGAGTTTCGCCGCGCGCCTGGATGGCAGCGGTCAAGTGAAGGTCAACTAA
- the tagH gene encoding type VI secretion system-associated FHA domain protein TagH, with amino-acid sequence MELVFEMLNTKQFVPTELCQRTFKQAGGVIGRGEDCDWIIPDRKRHLSNHHAIVSYREGTFFLTDTSSNGVQDGDSGARLHKGEPVRIEHGSTYVLGDFEIRARLVRDPATFDGEVGLPRAAGSIIPDDAFLDLDPLKSLEQQERVYSEFEEMLAPVTDPEDSRQRADYARIDMESLMVPELIVEPTPEPAPAPKAVERQSETFWDKFGAALGVNVKNLSHDEREALALNAARLLRQSIGGLQQSLRTRSELKNELRLAQTTVQGTNKNPLKFAVDPSEALDILLQPHKPGHLPAEQAISRAFRDLQAHQVALLTASRAAVRGTLEHFSPEQLTLRFERDNKPLLATAGGRWRAFNRYHHALRQDDDWSERLLARDFAQAYEEQIRLISTLHTDHQG; translated from the coding sequence ATGGAATTGGTTTTCGAAATGCTGAACACCAAGCAGTTCGTGCCCACCGAGCTGTGCCAGCGGACCTTCAAACAGGCCGGCGGCGTGATCGGGCGGGGCGAGGACTGCGACTGGATCATCCCTGACCGCAAGCGGCACTTGTCCAATCATCACGCGATCGTCAGCTATCGCGAGGGCACGTTTTTCCTGACCGACACCAGCAGCAACGGTGTTCAGGACGGCGACAGCGGCGCACGCCTGCACAAGGGCGAACCGGTGCGTATCGAGCACGGCAGCACCTACGTGCTGGGCGACTTCGAGATTCGTGCGCGCCTGGTGCGCGACCCGGCGACCTTCGACGGTGAAGTCGGCCTGCCCCGCGCCGCTGGCAGCATCATTCCGGACGACGCGTTCCTCGACCTCGACCCGTTGAAATCGCTGGAGCAGCAAGAGCGCGTGTACTCGGAGTTCGAGGAAATGCTCGCACCGGTGACCGACCCAGAAGACTCCCGTCAGCGCGCCGACTATGCGCGTATCGACATGGAAAGCCTGATGGTGCCGGAACTGATCGTCGAGCCCACGCCAGAACCTGCGCCGGCGCCGAAAGCGGTCGAGCGTCAGAGCGAAACCTTCTGGGATAAATTCGGCGCAGCCCTCGGCGTGAACGTGAAGAACCTCAGCCACGACGAGCGAGAAGCCCTCGCGCTGAACGCTGCACGTCTGCTGCGCCAGAGCATCGGCGGTCTGCAACAGAGCTTGCGCACCCGTTCGGAGCTGAAGAACGAACTGCGTCTGGCCCAGACCACCGTGCAAGGCACCAACAAGAACCCGCTGAAATTCGCCGTCGACCCGAGCGAAGCGCTGGACATCCTGTTGCAGCCGCACAAGCCGGGTCACTTGCCGGCCGAGCAGGCGATCTCCCGCGCTTTCCGCGACTTGCAGGCGCATCAGGTAGCGCTGCTGACCGCCAGCCGCGCGGCGGTGCGCGGCACTTTGGAGCACTTCTCGCCAGAGCAACTGACCTTGCGTTTCGAGCGTGACAACAAGCCGTTGCTCGCCACCGCCGGCGGGCGCTGGAGAGCGTTCAACCGTTATCACCATGCGCTGCGTCAGGACGACGACTGGAGCGAGCGTCTGCTGGCCCGCGACTTCGCCCAGGCCTACGAAGAACAGATCCGCCTGATCTCCACCCTCCACACCGACCACCAAGGATGA
- a CDS encoding sigma-54 interaction domain-containing protein gives MFTQVPQPLVYAEALLAQFASLSRAADGAALLGDFVRGLAGLSGCELTQLYLLDATHTSLGMNAECLDGVLQPRSAASLPADYNGEQLLQFALCQNRVVCLDDLGGSLHETSFLPASSTPWQSLLCVPLVNQQKAVEGLLLCASRRHVDLQGFADSLGQLGSFVLGQLHLLQRLRQPVDAAAPVVRSLPSASGYGLIGKSAAMRQTYSLISKVLHSPYTVLLRGETGTGKEVVARAIHDCGPRRSQAFIVQNCAAFPENLLESELFGYRKGAFTGADRDRAGLFDAANGGTLLLDEIGDMPLSLQAKLLRVLQEGEIRPLGSNDTHKIDVRIIAATHRDLSVLVSEGKFREDLYYRLAQFPIELPALRQREGDILDLARHFADKACTFLQRDPVRWSDAALEHLSGYTFPGNVRELKGLVERAVLLCEGGELLAEHFSLRLELTPAPEDHCGLNLRERLEAVERNLLLDCLRKNDGNQTLAARELGLPRRTLLYRLGRLNINLGDFDG, from the coding sequence ATGTTCACTCAAGTGCCGCAGCCACTGGTCTATGCCGAAGCCTTGCTGGCGCAGTTCGCCAGCCTGTCGCGCGCGGCGGACGGTGCTGCGCTGCTGGGTGACTTCGTGCGCGGTCTGGCCGGGCTGAGCGGTTGCGAACTGACGCAGCTGTACCTGTTGGACGCCACGCACACGTCGCTGGGGATGAATGCCGAATGCCTCGACGGCGTGCTGCAACCGCGCAGCGCGGCGAGCCTGCCGGCGGACTACAACGGCGAGCAACTGTTGCAGTTCGCCCTGTGCCAGAACCGCGTGGTGTGCCTCGACGACCTGGGCGGCAGCCTGCACGAAACCAGTTTTCTGCCGGCGTCGTCCACGCCTTGGCAATCACTGTTGTGCGTGCCGCTGGTCAATCAGCAGAAGGCCGTCGAGGGTCTGTTGCTGTGCGCCAGCCGTCGGCATGTCGACCTGCAAGGCTTCGCCGATTCCCTCGGCCAGCTCGGCTCGTTCGTGCTGGGTCAGCTGCATCTGCTGCAACGCCTGCGCCAGCCAGTGGATGCGGCCGCGCCGGTCGTGCGCAGTTTGCCGAGCGCCAGCGGTTACGGCCTGATCGGCAAAAGCGCGGCGATGCGCCAGACCTATTCGCTGATCAGCAAAGTCCTGCACAGCCCGTACACCGTGCTGTTGCGTGGCGAGACCGGCACCGGCAAGGAAGTGGTCGCGCGGGCGATCCACGATTGCGGCCCGCGCCGATCCCAGGCGTTCATCGTGCAGAACTGCGCGGCATTCCCGGAAAACCTGCTGGAAAGCGAGCTGTTCGGCTATCGCAAAGGCGCGTTCACCGGTGCCGATCGCGACCGCGCCGGGCTGTTCGACGCGGCCAACGGCGGCACCCTGTTGCTCGATGAAATCGGCGACATGCCGCTGTCGCTGCAAGCCAAGTTGTTGCGTGTTCTGCAGGAAGGCGAGATCCGCCCGCTGGGTTCCAACGACACCCACAAGATCGACGTGCGCATCATCGCCGCGACGCACCGCGATCTGTCGGTGCTGGTCAGCGAAGGCAAATTCCGTGAGGACCTTTACTACCGCCTCGCGCAGTTCCCGATCGAGTTGCCGGCCCTGCGTCAGCGCGAAGGCGACATCCTCGACCTGGCCAGACACTTCGCCGACAAGGCTTGCACCTTCCTGCAACGTGATCCGGTGCGCTGGTCGGACGCGGCCCTGGAACATTTGTCCGGTTACACCTTCCCCGGCAACGTGCGTGAACTCAAAGGTCTGGTCGAGCGCGCGGTGTTGTTGTGCGAGGGCGGCGAGTTGCTGGCCGAGCATTTCTCGCTGCGCCTGGAATTGACGCCGGCGCCGGAAGACCACTGCGGCCTGAATCTGCGCGAACGCCTGGAAGCGGTCGAACGCAATCTGCTGCTTGATTGCCTGCGCAAGAACGACGGCAACCAGACGCTCGCCGCACGCGAACTGGGCTTGCCACGCCGCACGCTGCTGTACCGGCTCGGCCGCTTGAACATCAATCTGGGTGATTTCGATGGGTAG
- the tssF gene encoding type VI secretion system baseplate subunit TssF produces the protein MSFNHYYQSELTALRQLGRRFAERSPALAPFLGQAGRDPDVERLLEGFAFLTGRLRQKLDDELPELSHSLMQLLWPNYMRPLPAFSILQFDPLKRSGPALKVERDTPVESVPIEDVRCRFRTCYPTEVMALDLAALNYSVKGDGSLLSLRLEMSADGHLGELELSKLRLHFAGERYISQMLYLSLLRNLDGIELIPLDGAGKPIDGVSGKPMAFKIPGDRVKPVGFAEEEALIPYPLNTFRGYRYLQEYFAFQDKFLFVDVHGLDILKALPEDTLKQMRGLELRFDIRKSGIMRMRPTTDNVKLFCTPIVNLFKHDALPIRLDGKQDEYLLLPAEYDLENCGVFSVETVTGWKPGGLGYQEYVPFESFEHDPSFDVPNSRPHYSIRQRSSLLHDGLDTYLSFGIRHTEAHETLSIELVCTNQNLPRKLKLGQICMACEETPEFLSFRNITPATSSFAPPLNRDFLWKLISNMSLNYLSLADVNALKVILETYDLPRYYDQHAEKVSKRLLGGLKHIKHHHVDRLHRGLPVRGLRTELTIDPEGYIGEGDLFVFASVLNEFFALYASLNSFHELRVKSTQGEVYQWTPRMGLQPLL, from the coding sequence ATGTCCTTTAACCACTACTACCAAAGCGAACTCACCGCACTGCGCCAACTGGGCCGCCGTTTCGCCGAGCGTAGTCCGGCACTGGCGCCGTTCCTGGGGCAGGCCGGGCGGGATCCGGATGTGGAGCGGTTGCTGGAAGGCTTTGCGTTTCTGACCGGGCGTCTGCGCCAGAAGCTCGATGACGAGTTGCCGGAGCTCAGCCATTCTCTGATGCAGTTGCTGTGGCCGAACTACATGCGCCCGCTGCCGGCGTTCAGCATTCTGCAGTTCGATCCGCTCAAGCGTTCGGGGCCGGCGCTGAAGGTCGAGCGTGATACGCCGGTCGAGAGCGTGCCGATCGAAGACGTGCGTTGCCGTTTCCGCACCTGCTATCCGACTGAAGTCATGGCGCTGGATCTGGCTGCGCTCAACTACTCGGTGAAGGGCGACGGTTCGCTGCTCAGCCTGCGCCTGGAGATGAGCGCCGACGGCCACCTCGGCGAGCTGGAGCTGAGCAAGCTGCGTCTGCACTTTGCCGGCGAGCGCTACATCAGCCAGATGCTCTACCTGAGCCTGCTGCGCAACCTCGACGGCATCGAACTGATCCCCCTCGACGGCGCCGGCAAGCCCATCGATGGCGTGAGCGGCAAGCCGATGGCGTTCAAGATTCCGGGTGACCGGGTCAAGCCAGTGGGTTTTGCCGAAGAAGAAGCATTGATCCCGTATCCGCTGAACACCTTCCGCGGCTATCGCTACCTGCAGGAATACTTCGCTTTCCAGGACAAGTTCCTGTTCGTCGATGTCCACGGTCTGGACATCCTCAAGGCGCTGCCGGAAGACACCCTCAAGCAGATGCGCGGCCTGGAATTGCGCTTCGACATCCGCAAGAGCGGGATCATGCGCATGCGTCCGACGACGGATAACGTGAAGCTGTTCTGCACGCCGATCGTCAACCTGTTCAAGCACGACGCACTGCCGATCCGCCTCGACGGCAAACAGGACGAATACCTGCTGCTGCCGGCCGAATACGATCTGGAAAACTGCGGCGTGTTCTCGGTGGAAACCGTGACCGGCTGGAAGCCCGGCGGCCTCGGATATCAGGAGTACGTGCCGTTCGAATCCTTTGAGCATGACCCGAGTTTCGACGTGCCCAACAGCCGTCCGCATTACAGCATCCGCCAGCGTTCGTCGTTGCTGCACGACGGTCTCGACACCTACCTGAGCTTCGGCATCCGCCACACCGAAGCCCACGAAACCCTGTCAATCGAGCTGGTCTGCACCAACCAGAACCTGCCGCGCAAACTCAAGCTCGGGCAGATCTGCATGGCCTGCGAAGAGACCCCGGAGTTTCTGAGTTTCCGCAACATCACCCCGGCCACTTCCAGTTTCGCGCCGCCGCTGAACCGTGACTTCCTGTGGAAGCTGATCAGCAACATGTCGCTCAACTATCTGTCGCTGGCCGACGTCAATGCACTGAAGGTGATTCTCGAAACCTACGACCTGCCGCGCTACTACGACCAGCACGCGGAGAAGGTCAGCAAGCGCCTGCTCGGCGGCCTCAAGCACATCAAGCATCACCACGTGGACCGGTTGCACCGTGGTCTGCCGGTGCGCGGTCTGCGTACCGAACTGACCATCGACCCGGAAGGGTATATCGGTGAGGGCGACTTGTTCGTCTTCGCCTCGGTTCTCAACGAGTTTTTCGCGCTTTACGCCAGTCTCAATTCATTCCACGAGCTGCGGGTAAAAAGCACACAGGGAGAGGTGTACCAATGGACACCACGTATGGGCCTGCAGCCCCTGCTTTAA
- the tssG gene encoding type VI secretion system baseplate subunit TssG, protein MDTTYGPAAPALSGLTKVIREYSLFQAVLLVIDRLRDAHPYLSEDDLYDQLEFQANPSLGFPRSDVDRVEFFEEHGQMRARLRFNLIGLVGSGSPLPAFYGEQALGDSEDGNPTRNFLDLFHHRLQRLMLPIWRKYRYRASFQSGAVDPFSSHLFALIGLGGDEIRKAKELNWKRLLPYLGLLSLRAHSAALIEAVLRYYFKHEDLVIEQCIERRVEILEEQRNRLGFANSVLGEDLVLGEQVRDRSGKFRIHITELDWERFHEFLPIGFGYQPLCALVRFTLRDPLDYDIRLVLRPEEIRELRIGEKNDCRLGWTSWLGCEKADGVVTLGSKIH, encoded by the coding sequence ATGGACACCACGTATGGGCCTGCAGCCCCTGCTTTAAGCGGGCTGACGAAGGTAATACGCGAGTACTCGCTGTTTCAGGCCGTGCTGCTGGTGATCGACCGGCTGCGCGATGCGCACCCGTACCTGAGCGAAGACGACCTGTACGACCAGCTTGAATTCCAGGCCAACCCGAGCCTCGGGTTTCCGCGCAGCGATGTCGATCGCGTGGAGTTTTTCGAAGAGCACGGGCAGATGCGCGCGCGCCTGCGCTTCAACCTGATCGGCCTGGTCGGTTCCGGCTCGCCGCTGCCGGCGTTCTATGGCGAGCAAGCCCTGGGCGACAGCGAAGACGGCAACCCGACGCGCAATTTCCTCGACCTGTTCCACCATCGCCTGCAACGACTGATGCTGCCGATCTGGCGCAAGTATCGCTATCGCGCGAGCTTCCAGAGCGGCGCGGTCGACCCGTTCTCCTCGCACCTGTTTGCCCTGATCGGCCTCGGCGGCGACGAGATCCGCAAGGCCAAGGAACTGAACTGGAAACGCCTGCTGCCGTACCTCGGCCTGCTCAGTCTGCGGGCGCACTCGGCGGCGCTGATCGAAGCGGTGCTGCGTTACTACTTCAAACACGAAGACCTGGTCATCGAGCAGTGCATCGAGCGCCGCGTGGAAATTCTCGAAGAACAGCGCAACCGCCTCGGCTTCGCCAACAGCGTGCTGGGTGAAGACCTGGTGTTGGGCGAACAGGTGCGCGATCGCAGCGGCAAATTCCGCATTCACATCACCGAACTCGACTGGGAGCGATTCCACGAATTCCTGCCCATCGGTTTCGGTTACCAGCCGCTCTGCGCGCTGGTTCGGTTCACCTTGCGTGACCCGCTCGATTACGACATTCGCCTGGTGCTGCGTCCGGAAGAAATCCGCGAACTGCGCATTGGCGAGAAGAACGACTGTCGCCTGGGGTGGACCAGTTGGCTGGGCTGCGAGAAAGCAGACGGCGTGGTGACCCTGGGCAGCAAAATTCATTAA
- the tssH gene encoding type VI secretion system ATPase TssH has translation MINVDLQQLIQALDAETRRDLERSAERCVARGGSKILVEDLLLGLLERPNGLLSRALQDADVDAGELSAALQSRVEHSASRNPVFAPELVQWLQDALLVANLELGQTSVEDAALILALLRNPMRYAGSRYQPLLARLNIDRLKEFALSQQEQPAANGQPAAQGESLLQRFTHNLTQQARAGKLDPVLCRDGAIRQMVDILARRRKNNPIVVGEAGVGKTAIVEGLASRIAAGEVPQVLKGVELLSLDMGLLQAGASVKGEFERRLKGVIDEVKASPKPIILFIDEAHTLIGAGGNAGGSDAANLLKPALARGELRTIAATTWAEYKKYFEKDPALARRFQPVQLHEPTVSEAVTILRGLAQVYEKSHGIYLRDDAVVSAAELSARYLAGRQLPDKAVDVLDTACARVRISLAAAPESLERLRGELAEGGRQRQALRRDAEAGLLIDHEALEALEARLDEAEAEMVALETLWTEQKQLAERLLELRQQLAKAREAAAVEPTVSVEEDAEGTVIETRAAEVAQGQSVEALEAELNKTHSELTAAQVKERLVSFEVCPRLVAEVISAWTGVPLAQLAREHNAKVASFATDLRTRIRGQEQAVHALDRSMRATAAGLNKPDAPVGVFLLVGPSGVGKTETALALADLLYGGDRFITTINMSEFQEKHTVSRLIGAPPGYVGYGEGGMLTEAVRQKPYSVVLLDEVEKADPDVLNLFYQIFDKGVANDGEGREIDFRNTLILMTSNLGSDKISDLCEDGARPTAEVLEETIRPVLSKHFKPALLARMKVVPYYPVGGPVLRELIEIKLGRLGERLNRRQLDFSWCQNLVDHLSERCTQSESGARLIDHLLDQHVLPLVADRLLDAMATGESLKRVHATLDGEAGVTCEFA, from the coding sequence ATGATCAACGTAGACCTGCAACAACTCATCCAGGCGCTGGACGCCGAAACCCGTCGCGATCTGGAGCGTTCGGCCGAGCGCTGTGTCGCCCGTGGCGGCAGCAAGATTCTGGTCGAAGACTTGCTGCTCGGCCTGCTGGAGCGCCCGAACGGTCTGCTCTCCCGCGCGCTGCAGGATGCCGACGTTGATGCCGGCGAACTGAGCGCCGCGCTGCAATCGCGGGTCGAGCACAGCGCTTCGCGCAACCCGGTGTTCGCTCCGGAGCTGGTGCAGTGGCTGCAGGACGCGCTGCTGGTGGCCAACCTTGAACTGGGCCAGACCTCGGTCGAAGACGCGGCGCTGATCCTCGCGCTGCTGCGTAATCCGATGCGCTACGCCGGCAGCCGCTACCAGCCGTTGCTCGCCAGATTGAACATCGATCGGCTGAAAGAATTTGCCCTGTCGCAACAGGAGCAACCAGCCGCCAACGGTCAGCCGGCCGCTCAGGGCGAATCGCTGCTGCAGCGCTTCACCCACAACCTGACCCAACAGGCCCGCGCCGGCAAACTCGACCCGGTGCTGTGCCGCGATGGCGCGATCCGCCAGATGGTCGACATCCTCGCCCGTCGCCGCAAGAACAACCCGATCGTGGTCGGTGAAGCCGGTGTCGGTAAAACCGCCATCGTCGAAGGACTGGCCTCGCGCATCGCGGCCGGTGAAGTGCCGCAAGTGCTCAAGGGCGTTGAACTGCTGTCGCTGGACATGGGCCTGTTGCAGGCTGGCGCCAGCGTCAAAGGTGAATTCGAGCGTCGTCTCAAAGGCGTGATTGACGAGGTCAAAGCCTCGCCGAAACCGATCATCCTGTTCATCGACGAAGCCCACACCTTGATCGGCGCGGGCGGCAATGCCGGCGGTTCCGACGCGGCCAACCTGCTGAAACCGGCGCTGGCTCGCGGTGAGCTGCGCACCATCGCCGCCACCACTTGGGCCGAGTACAAGAAATACTTCGAGAAAGACCCGGCGCTGGCCCGTCGTTTCCAACCGGTTCAACTGCACGAACCGACCGTGAGCGAAGCCGTCACCATCCTGCGTGGCTTGGCGCAGGTTTACGAGAAGAGCCACGGCATCTACTTGCGCGATGACGCGGTGGTCTCGGCAGCGGAACTGTCCGCCCGTTACCTTGCCGGTCGGCAACTGCCGGACAAGGCTGTCGACGTCCTCGACACCGCGTGTGCCCGCGTTCGCATCAGCCTCGCTGCTGCCCCGGAAAGCCTGGAGCGCCTGCGTGGCGAACTGGCTGAAGGTGGCCGTCAGCGTCAGGCCCTGCGCCGCGATGCCGAAGCCGGTCTGCTGATCGACCACGAAGCGCTGGAGGCACTGGAAGCGCGTCTGGACGAAGCCGAAGCCGAAATGGTCGCGCTGGAAACCCTGTGGACCGAACAGAAGCAATTGGCCGAGCGCCTGCTGGAGCTGCGTCAGCAACTGGCCAAGGCTCGCGAAGCCGCCGCCGTCGAGCCGACCGTCAGTGTTGAAGAGGACGCCGAAGGCACCGTGATCGAAACTCGCGCTGCCGAAGTCGCGCAAGGCCAGAGCGTCGAAGCGCTGGAGGCCGAGCTGAACAAGACTCACAGCGAGCTGACGGCTGCGCAGGTCAAAGAGCGTCTGGTCAGCTTCGAAGTCTGCCCGCGCCTGGTGGCCGAAGTGATCAGCGCCTGGACCGGCGTGCCGCTGGCGCAACTGGCCCGTGAACACAATGCCAAGGTCGCAAGCTTCGCCACTGACCTGCGCACCCGCATCCGTGGTCAGGAACAAGCCGTGCACGCGCTGGATCGCTCGATGCGCGCCACCGCTGCCGGCCTGAACAAGCCTGATGCACCAGTCGGCGTGTTCCTGCTGGTGGGCCCGAGTGGCGTCGGGAAGACCGAAACCGCCCTGGCGCTCGCCGACCTGCTGTACGGCGGCGACCGTTTCATCACCACCATCAACATGTCCGAGTTCCAGGAGAAGCACACCGTTTCCCGCCTGATCGGTGCACCGCCAGGCTACGTCGGTTACGGCGAGGGCGGCATGCTCACCGAAGCCGTGCGCCAGAAACCGTACTCGGTGGTGTTGCTCGATGAAGTCGAGAAGGCCGACCCGGACGTGCTCAACCTGTTCTACCAAATCTTCGACAAGGGCGTGGCCAACGACGGCGAAGGGCGCGAGATCGATTTCCGCAACACGCTGATCCTGATGACCTCGAACCTGGGCAGCGACAAGATCAGCGACCTCTGCGAAGACGGCGCGCGTCCGACCGCCGAAGTGCTGGAAGAAACCATTCGCCCGGTGCTCAGCAAACACTTCAAACCGGCGCTGCTGGCGCGGATGAAAGTGGTGCCGTACTACCCGGTCGGCGGCCCGGTATTGCGCGAGCTGATCGAGATCAAGCTCGGTCGTCTGGGCGAGCGTCTGAACCGTCGCCAACTGGATTTCAGCTGGTGCCAGAACCTCGTCGATCACCTGTCCGAGCGCTGCACGCAGAGCGAAAGCGGTGCGCGCCTGATCGACCATTTGCTCGACCAGCACGTGCTGCCGCTGGTGGCCGACCGCTTGCTCGATGCCATGGCCACCGGTGAAAGCCTCAAGCGCGTGCATGCGACGCTTGACGGCGAAGCCGGTGTGACCTGCGAGTTCGCCTGA